A section of the Deltaproteobacteria bacterium HGW-Deltaproteobacteria-6 genome encodes:
- a CDS encoding histidine kinase, whose protein sequence is MLSPLRVLMVEDSEDDALLLIRTLRKNGYEPTAERVQTSEDMTLALLRQPWDIILCDFHLPGFSGIDAIALAKKMNVDIPIIVVSGAIGEEMAMDCIHRGASDYIMKGNLTRLGLAVKRELQEKEMRARQKKDEEALRQSEEKYRTILESIGDGYYEADIDGNFTFFNNALCRIWGYPPEELMGMNNRAYTDEETAQKLYQAHNKVYRTGEPGRLFDYEIIQKNGDRKVIQSSFTLLKDQDGKAIGFRGIVRDITDLKQMDKERQHSLEQLRKSLEATIHAMAVTVEARDPYTAGHQRRVADLAYAIALELHLENNRLSGLRMASTIHDLGKISIPSEILTKPTKLSNIEFEIVKTHAQAGYDILKDIDFPWPIARIVHEHHERMDGSGYPNHLKGEDTLLESKILTVADVVEAMASHRPYRASLGIEPALNEIIKNRGILYDPDIVDVCLRLFREKRFNFKA, encoded by the coding sequence ATGTTGAGCCCCCTGAGAGTGCTGATGGTTGAGGATTCGGAAGACGATGCCTTGCTCCTGATTCGAACGCTGAGAAAGAACGGCTATGAACCGACAGCTGAGCGGGTGCAAACATCGGAAGACATGACTCTGGCTCTGTTGCGTCAACCCTGGGATATTATCTTGTGTGATTTTCATCTGCCGGGTTTCAGCGGCATCGACGCCATTGCGCTTGCAAAAAAAATGAATGTCGATATTCCCATCATCGTTGTATCCGGCGCCATTGGCGAGGAAATGGCCATGGATTGCATCCACCGCGGAGCATCCGACTATATTATGAAAGGCAATCTGACGCGTCTTGGGCTGGCAGTGAAGCGAGAGCTGCAGGAGAAGGAGATGCGTGCCAGGCAAAAAAAGGACGAAGAGGCGCTGCGCCAAAGCGAAGAAAAATACCGGACGATACTGGAAAGCATCGGGGATGGTTACTACGAGGCGGATATAGACGGCAACTTTACTTTTTTCAATAATGCCTTATGCCGGATATGGGGATATCCTCCAGAGGAGCTGATGGGCATGAACAACCGGGCCTATACGGATGAAGAAACGGCCCAAAAATTATATCAGGCTCATAACAAAGTTTACCGCACAGGAGAACCGGGCCGGTTATTCGATTATGAAATCATACAAAAGAATGGAGACAGAAAGGTCATCCAGTCATCTTTTACCCTGCTTAAGGATCAAGACGGTAAAGCCATCGGTTTCAGAGGAATCGTCCGCGATATCACAGACCTTAAACAGATGGATAAAGAGCGCCAGCACAGTCTGGAACAGCTGAGGAAATCACTGGAGGCAACCATTCATGCCATGGCGGTGACCGTGGAAGCGAGAGATCCTTACACGGCCGGACACCAGCGACGGGTGGCCGATCTTGCGTACGCCATCGCCCTGGAGCTGCATTTGGAAAACAACCGGCTCAGTGGCCTGCGCATGGCCAGCACCATTCATGATCTGGGAAAAATTTCCATTCCCTCCGAAATTCTCACCAAGCCGACTAAACTGTCCAATATAGAATTTGAAATCGTTAAAACACATGCCCAGGCCGGGTATGACATATTGAAGGATATTGATTTCCCCTGGCCGATTGCCCGGATCGTGCATGAGCATCACGAGCGGATGGATGGATCCGGGTATCCCAATCATTTAAAAGGAGAGGATACTCTGCTGGAATCGAAAATACTGACGGTCGCCGATGTGGTGGAAGCCATGGCCTCCCACCGTCCTTACCGTGCGTCCCTCGGCATCGAGCCGGCATTGAATGAAATCATTAAGAACAGGGGCATTCTCTATGATCCGGATATTGTGGACGTCTGTCTGCGATTGTTCAGGGAAAAGAGATTCAACTTTAAAGCGTAA
- a CDS encoding poly(3-hydroxyalkanoate) synthetase has product MRKMGRLLRNRQQDMRRIFMDTQPDKKQVQEWSDWQKHLNEYLVDSVQRSIIFTDILRKRGNNYIKHIRSGQPPVLTFNYELILNAKNFQHPANYALVRISDRRKKDAAPGHGERRQKSKERPEKPKRPIVIIDPRAGHGPGIGGSKRDSEIGMALEHGHPVYFILFYTDPIPGQTLPDVIEAIEKFIEKVVELNPYADAPAVMGNCQAGWGAALAYADRPGIGGPLVLNGAPLSYWSGVSGVNPMRYKGGLLGGVWVNSLLSDLGNGVFDGANLVLNMELLNPANTFWAKQYNVYSQLDTEEERYLNFEKWWGGFFMMNTDEIHYIVNNLFVGNKLERGKLELREGQKLSLKNISSPILVFASMGDNITPAQQALNWIPRVYSSVEDIKRHGQVIVYIVHKDIGHLGIFVAGSVAKKEHNQIISNFDMIDFLPPGLYEMVIEGDIKSEKFTTDFAPRTFADIAAYDDGTSDETDFSVVAKVSEANDNLYQLLARPWVKFWSTELGAEIIRYLHPLRTQRYLFADINPLMRPLKNIASITRQNRKPAAADNPFTAMEKDFAAYIDGILDIYRDYRDLNQETLFKQIYSSDWLRRLFPPLEAEPSLEEQEERADYDKRLLAMEQGGVAEGLIRVYMATARISRGVKRQHYEIGTEIAVTHKVLSKLRPSQFKKIMQEQTAILQADEEKAINALSVLIKNKDDRMEALSIARRLFLADGAYNDDEKIMLEKIKKGLKL; this is encoded by the coding sequence ATGAGAAAAATGGGGCGGCTTTTACGAAACCGTCAACAGGACATGAGGAGAATATTTATGGATACACAGCCTGATAAAAAGCAGGTTCAGGAATGGTCGGACTGGCAAAAACATCTGAATGAATATCTCGTGGATTCCGTGCAGCGATCGATCATTTTTACGGATATTCTCCGCAAAAGAGGAAACAACTACATCAAACATATCCGCAGCGGCCAGCCGCCGGTGCTGACGTTTAACTATGAGCTGATCCTCAATGCCAAGAATTTCCAGCATCCCGCCAATTACGCGCTGGTCAGAATCTCCGACCGCCGCAAGAAGGATGCGGCGCCCGGCCATGGGGAACGCCGCCAAAAGAGCAAGGAACGTCCGGAAAAGCCCAAAAGGCCGATTGTGATCATTGATCCGCGCGCCGGCCACGGCCCGGGCATCGGCGGTTCCAAACGCGACTCGGAAATAGGCATGGCTCTGGAGCACGGCCATCCGGTTTATTTTATCCTGTTTTACACCGATCCCATTCCCGGCCAGACCCTCCCGGATGTTATAGAAGCCATCGAGAAGTTCATTGAGAAGGTTGTCGAACTGAATCCCTACGCCGACGCGCCGGCCGTCATGGGCAACTGTCAGGCGGGCTGGGGTGCGGCGCTGGCGTACGCGGACCGGCCCGGCATCGGCGGGCCGCTGGTGCTGAACGGTGCGCCGCTGTCTTACTGGAGCGGTGTCTCCGGCGTCAATCCCATGCGTTATAAGGGAGGCCTTCTGGGCGGCGTGTGGGTCAATTCCCTTTTAAGCGATCTGGGCAACGGCGTTTTTGACGGCGCCAACCTGGTTCTGAACATGGAGCTCTTGAATCCGGCCAATACCTTCTGGGCCAAGCAGTATAATGTTTATTCACAGCTGGACACGGAAGAGGAGCGCTACCTTAACTTTGAAAAATGGTGGGGCGGTTTCTTCATGATGAACACCGACGAAATCCACTATATCGTCAACAACCTCTTCGTCGGCAACAAACTCGAACGCGGCAAACTCGAACTGCGCGAAGGACAAAAGCTCAGCCTGAAAAATATTTCAAGTCCGATCCTGGTATTCGCGTCGATGGGCGATAACATTACCCCGGCCCAGCAGGCGCTCAACTGGATTCCCCGCGTTTACAGCTCTGTGGAAGACATTAAAAGACACGGCCAGGTTATTGTTTACATCGTTCACAAAGACATCGGCCATCTGGGAATTTTCGTCGCCGGTTCCGTTGCCAAAAAGGAACACAATCAAATCATCAGCAACTTTGACATGATTGATTTTCTGCCGCCCGGCCTTTACGAGATGGTGATCGAAGGCGATATCAAGAGCGAAAAATTTACCACGGATTTTGCGCCGCGCACCTTTGCCGACATCGCTGCTTATGACGACGGAACATCTGATGAAACGGATTTCAGCGTGGTGGCCAAGGTATCCGAGGCCAACGACAACCTGTATCAGCTGCTGGCGCGTCCGTGGGTGAAATTCTGGTCCACGGAACTGGGCGCGGAAATCATCCGTTATCTGCATCCGCTGCGCACTCAGCGATATCTGTTTGCCGACATCAACCCCCTGATGCGCCCGCTGAAAAACATCGCCTCCATAACCAGGCAGAACCGCAAGCCCGCGGCGGCGGATAATCCGTTTACAGCCATGGAAAAAGATTTTGCCGCATATATCGACGGTATCCTGGATATTTACCGTGACTATCGCGATCTCAATCAGGAAACCTTGTTTAAACAGATTTACAGCAGTGACTGGCTCAGACGTCTCTTCCCGCCCCTTGAGGCGGAACCGTCCCTGGAGGAGCAGGAGGAGCGCGCCGATTATGATAAGCGGCTTCTGGCGATGGAGCAGGGAGGGGTGGCTGAAGGTCTTATTCGCGTCTATATGGCCACGGCCAGAATCAGCCGGGGTGTCAAAAGGCAGCATTATGAAATCGGAACGGAAATCGCCGTTACGCACAAGGTATTGAGCAAACTGCGTCCGTCTCAGTTTAAAAAGATCATGCAGGAGCAGACCGCCATTCTCCAGGCTGATGAGGAAAAAGCCA
- a CDS encoding hybrid sensor histidine kinase/response regulator: MLTPLKVLMVEDSEDDALLLIRTLNKSGYQTEAERVQTAEDMTLALSRQPWDIILCDYNLPGFSGLDAIGILKKSNLDIPLIVVSGTIGEETALDCIHRGASDYIMKGNLTRLGLAVQRELEKKAMRVRQKQDEEALRQSEEKFKTIANYTVDWESWFGPDGKYLWVNPAVERITGYSADEVLAMPDFISVIIAEEDRGSFLQHFQKALTGTRGENFEIQYFHKNGAKLWLSVSWQPVFDAYDNFLGIRTSGRNISAVKKAEEEHRNLEKQLFEAQKMEAMGTLAGGIAHDFNNILSGIMGYAELAGHQKDEVIRRQNIQQILNAAERARNLVKQILSFSRHVEPDKKPTDLQTVVQEAMRLLRATIPKTIEMRQELADQPFVIHADYTQMHQVIMNICTNAAHVMGEKGGILSVRLARKNLSAGRASELHLKPGDYVRLSISDTGEGIDPAIIGRIFDPFFTTKKVGEGTGLGLSVVYGIVKNHDGIVQAASKPGQGATFHIYLPCLTGQKAEAESSEAEQIPGGSERILFVDDEEELVELAHNMLTGLGYSVTTCTDSAEALKIFQADSGQFDVIITDMTMPRLSGSELAQQIIKLRPHQPIILCTGYSSYINAEKAARLGIKAFLLKPVTRRKLAEAVRKAIDENDGGSSSR, translated from the coding sequence ATGTTAACACCTCTGAAAGTGTTGATGGTTGAAGATTCGGAAGACGACGCTTTGCTCCTGATCCGCACGTTGAATAAGAGCGGCTATCAGACGGAGGCCGAACGGGTGCAGACGGCGGAGGACATGACCCTTGCCCTGTCGCGTCAACCCTGGGATATTATTTTGTGCGATTACAATCTGCCGGGGTTCAGCGGCCTCGACGCCATCGGGATTCTGAAAAAATCAAATCTTGATATTCCCCTGATCGTTGTTTCCGGCACCATCGGCGAGGAAACGGCCCTGGACTGCATTCACCGCGGGGCTTCCGATTATATTATGAAAGGCAATCTGACGCGTCTCGGCCTGGCTGTTCAGCGTGAACTGGAAAAGAAGGCGATGCGCGTCAGGCAAAAGCAGGACGAAGAGGCGCTGCGGCAGAGCGAGGAAAAATTTAAAACCATTGCGAATTATACCGTGGATTGGGAATCGTGGTTTGGACCGGACGGAAAATATCTCTGGGTTAATCCGGCCGTGGAGCGCATTACCGGCTATTCGGCGGATGAAGTTCTGGCTATGCCGGATTTTATTTCCGTGATCATCGCCGAAGAAGACCGCGGCTCGTTTTTACAGCACTTTCAAAAAGCTCTTACCGGAACCCGGGGCGAAAACTTTGAAATCCAGTATTTTCATAAGAACGGCGCAAAACTCTGGTTGAGTGTTTCCTGGCAGCCGGTCTTTGACGCATATGACAATTTTCTGGGTATCCGCACCAGCGGCCGCAATATTTCAGCCGTCAAAAAGGCCGAGGAAGAACACCGCAATCTGGAGAAGCAACTGTTTGAGGCGCAGAAGATGGAAGCCATGGGTACACTGGCAGGCGGCATCGCGCACGATTTTAATAATATATTAAGCGGCATCATGGGCTATGCGGAACTGGCCGGACATCAAAAGGATGAAGTCATCCGCCGCCAGAACATTCAGCAAATTCTGAACGCGGCGGAACGCGCCAGGAATCTGGTTAAGCAGATCCTGTCCTTCAGCCGCCATGTGGAGCCGGATAAAAAACCGACGGATTTGCAGACGGTTGTGCAGGAAGCCATGAGGCTCCTGCGCGCCACAATACCCAAGACCATCGAAATGAGACAGGAGCTGGCCGATCAGCCGTTCGTCATCCATGCCGATTACACACAGATGCACCAGGTCATCATGAACATCTGCACAAATGCCGCTCACGTCATGGGGGAAAAAGGCGGTATTCTGAGCGTGCGTCTGGCCAGGAAAAATCTTTCCGCCGGGCGGGCAAGCGAGCTTCATTTAAAACCGGGAGACTACGTCAGGCTCAGCATATCCGACACGGGAGAAGGCATTGATCCGGCCATCATCGGCAGGATTTTCGATCCGTTTTTCACGACCAAAAAAGTCGGCGAAGGAACAGGCCTCGGTCTGTCCGTCGTTTACGGCATTGTGAAAAATCACGATGGAATCGTGCAGGCGGCAAGCAAACCCGGTCAGGGAGCGACTTTCCACATCTATCTGCCCTGCCTCACGGGACAAAAGGCCGAAGCCGAATCATCAGAGGCCGAACAAATTCCTGGCGGTTCCGAACGCATCCTTTTCGTCGATGACGAAGAAGAATTAGTCGAATTAGCGCACAATATGCTGACCGGACTCGGCTACTCGGTCACAACCTGCACGGACAGCGCGGAAGCGCTGAAGATTTTTCAGGCTGATTCCGGCCAGTTTGATGTGATCATCACCGATATGACCATGCCGCGCCTGTCCGGCAGTGAACTGGCGCAGCAGATTATCAAACTGCGGCCTCATCAGCCCATTATTCTCTGCACAGGATACAGTTCCTACATCAATGCCGAAAAAGCGGCCCGGCTGGGTATCAAAGCTTTTCTCCTCAAACCGGTTACCAGGCGGAAGCTGGCAGAAGCCGTGAGAAAGGCGATTGATGAAAATGATGGCGGAAGTTCTTCCCGCTGA